The Alistipes megaguti sequence AATGCGAAACGAGTACATGTAGAGGGCTACAAAAGCGGGGCAAATCCAAGAAACATTCTTTTCCCATCCATTGAAACTTTATATATCCAAGATGACCGACTTCGTTAGATTTATCTTAATTTTGTATTCATCGATTTTCGAGAAACACGTCCCACAATCTATTCGCTTTGCTTATGACTCGTTGTCTATATCACGCCACGATACACGAATTTTTACAGCAGTCGCCAGAGGCTCTGTTGGGGACCTTCGTGAATAACTATCACGGAGTTGCTATGACTACAACCAATGAAGCCTGGGCCGATGAGATCCGCATTATGCAGGAGGTTTTGCTACCGTGGAAGGATGAAGATGGACAGGTCATTTTCGAATACGACATTCCACGACTCGGAAAGCGAATCGATGTTGTTCTGCTGCTTCGCAGGCTTATCTTCTGCCTCGAATTCAAGACTAGACAAGAGGCTAAGAAGGAGAATATGCAGTCATATATCGAGCAAGTATTAGATTATGCTTTGGATCTGAAGAATTTTCACTTGCTAAGTCAAGACAGGATCATTGTCCCCATTCTCATACATCCCTGGATCAGTAAAAGTTCAAGCGTATTCCAAGCCTCTGTATATGATGATTCCATATACAACCCACTGTTAACAGGGCCAGCTGGGCTACAACAGCTCATTGCGGATGTTCTGGCACATGCTGGAGCCACAGCGCCAGATCCAAGTCTGGGGGCCGACTGGATCATCAGCCCCTACTCACCCACTCCGACTATCATCGAGGCAGCCAAAAGGCTCTACGAGAACCATTCGGTAGAGGACATCACCCGCCACGAAGCGGACAAAGTATCGACCGATCGCACGATTGCATATATCCTCGATGTGATCAAGACCAGTCGAGAGAAGGGCGAGAAGAGCATCTGCTTTGTTACGGGCGTACCGGGAGCCGGGAAGACGTTGGTCGGGTTGGATGTTGCCGTCAAACAATCCTACCAGAATGGCGAGAAATTGAGCGAAGACGAAGGGGCCGTCTATCTTTCGGGCAACGGGCCATTAGTCGCGGTGCTGACCGAGGCTCTGGCCATCGACAACCAGAAGAAGTGCCAAGCTCGGGGCGAGAAAAAGAATCGGTCGGATTCGCGAAGGGAGGTTGGCAAATTCATCCAGATTATCCACCGCTATCGGGACAACATGCTGGCCAAGCTAAAAACCCCGATTGAGAATGGCGTCCTTGAGATTGATCCCAAGAAAGCGATCAAGCTTGCCAAAGCCGGTTATGGCGAAGTGGAACATGTCGCCATTTTTGACGAAGCGCAGCGTTCATGGACCCACAAGCGGCTCGCAGATTACCTCAAACGCGGAGGAACCTACGGCAACAAACTCAAGATCCAGAACTTCCCCTACTCCGAGGCAGCCTTTCTCATTTGGTCGCTGGATCAACGGGAGGATTGGGCGACGATTGTATGCCTGGTCGGTGGCGGGCAGGAGATCAACACCGGGGAGGCCGGCATTTCGGAATGGATTAAGGCCCTCAACGAGAAATTTACGCACTGGAAGATCTACATCTCCGACAAGCTAACCGAGGCGGAATATGCCGAAGGGCGTGTCAATGAACTACTGGCCGGCAATGATAAAGTGACCTTCTCTCCGGAACTCCACCTGGGGGTTAGTCTGCGTTCGTTTAGAGCCGAGAACCTCTCCGCCTTTGTGCACGCCTTGCTCTCCTTCAACCCGGATGCCGCTGCGCTGTACGACACAATCAAAGCGCACTATCCGATTGTTCTGACCCGAGATATGGCCAAGGCAAGAGCTTGGCTACGCAAGCACACCCGAGGCTCACAACGATCCGGAGTTCTCGTCAGCAAGACTGCCGCACGGTTTAAGCCACTGGCCGTCGATGTTCTAGGTCAAGGCGATGAAAACGCCGTTCACTGGTTCCTGATGGATAAGACTGACATCAGGTCTTCAAACTATCTTGAGGATGCGGCAACCGAGATCCAGGTGCAAGGGCTCGAACTGGATTATACCTGCGTTCTTTGGGATGCCGACCTGCGCTGCGAAAACAGAAGTTGGCGATACTTCAATTTCAACGGCCGAACAGCCTGGCGCGAAGAGGCCGGGCAAACCGAAAGCAGCCTTGAACGAAGAAAATACATGTTGAATGCCTACCGTGTCCTCCTAACACGTGCCCGTATCGGCATGGTCATTTGCGTCCCAGAAGGCAATTCCAACAAGACCGTCGACGGGTTCCCGGAAGATGCAACCCGACTCCCAGAATTCTATGATGGCACCTATGAATACCTCAAATCAATAGGATTGGAGGAGATATAAATTTGAAGACGCAATTTACTCTAAAAAGCTATATTGCATATCTGAAGGAATTGACAACGTTTCGTTCTGTGGACTTTATAAAAACAACCGTCTCTTAACTGCTAAATAGTCGCCCCTTAAAAATAGTTTTATTTATTGGTATTCAGTAATTTAATTTATAGAAGTCTTTGATAAATCTGGAAGTTTTCTTATCTTTACGTTAATAAACTTGCAGATTTTATGATTAAAAATACGAATAACAGTCCTTCTTTATTCAGCAACCTATCAGACATGCTGAACCAATCGCACCCGCTTTACCAATTGGCAGACAAAATAGATTGGGGAAAATTTGAAACGGCTTTTCAACCTTTGTATTGTCAGGATAACGGCCGTCCCGGCAAGCCAATCCGTTTAATGTGCGGTTTGCTTATCCTGAAACACCTTCGTAACCTGTCGGATGAGTCTTTGGTAGAGCAATGGAGCGAAAACGCTTATTATCAGTATTTCTGTGGCATGCAGGAGTTTACCCCGTCTGCCCCTTGTGCGTCTTCAGAACTGGTTCATTTCCGCAAACGTATCGGTGAAAAGGGAATTGAACTCATTTTCCAGGAAAGTATCCGTGTGAATAACGACGATGATGATGGCCGTCATCATGATACGGCTTTTATTGATTCCACAGTTCAGGAAAAGAACATCACTTACCCCACGGATGCAAAGTTGCATAAGAAGATCGTGAAGAAAGTTCTTGGCATTGTAAAAAAGCTGGGACTTCCCCTGCGCCAAAGCTACACCTTTGTGCTGAAGAAGATCTATCGTGACCAGCGTTTCCGGAACCATCCCAAAAACAGGGAAAAAGCTCTCAGGGCGGACAGGCGTTTACGTACAATAGCCGGAAGACTTGTCAGGGAACTGAAGCGTAATCTTAAAGAGAATCACGACTATGATAAATTGCTCAGACTCTTTGAAACCGTTCTGTCCCAAAGGCGGAACAGCCGGAAAAAGATTTATTCCATCCATGAGCCGGACGTGCAATGTATCAGCAAGGGTAAAGAACATAAAAAATATGAATTCGGCAACAAGGTGTCCATCATACGTTCTGCCACAGGAATTATTCTTGGAGCCATATCCTTTCGCAATGAATATGACGGTCATACCATCGAGTCTTCCTTGGCGCAGGTAGAACGGTTAACCGGAAGGAAGATTAAAGTGCTGGCTGGTGATAGAGGATACAGAGGCAGGAAGGAAATTAACGGGACGAAGATTATGATTCCCGATGTTCCCAAGAAATCAGACAGCCGTTATCAGAAGCTGAAAAAACATAAACTTTTCTGCAAGCGTGCAGGTATAGAACCAACAATAGGTCACTTAAAGTCAGATTACCGATTGGGCCGCAACTTTTATAAAGGTGTGGTCGGGGATGCTGTGAACGTGCTACTGGCGGCAGCAGCCTATAACTTCAAAAGAGCCATGAAAGCTCTTTGGTGCATGCTTCATAAAATCTGCGAGATACTGTGGAAAAACGATATCTCGCAAAAATGGGCTTTTTAAGGGACGACTAAATAGGGACTGTCGTAAAAAGAATAAAACTTTATAACGAATTGATTGCCAATGTAATATAAAATTTGTATCTTAGCTAAAGATAAAAAGAATACCTCCAATTGCCCTAGAAAAGCCAAATTTGGAGGTATCGCAAAAATTAATCTGCATGGCTAAGGTACAAAATTTCTCTGAAATATCACCCGATCTTCCTTTCACGGAGTTCGATTTTTATGAATTGTATAGGCGGACGTTCGAGACTAGCGAGCTGGGAAAAATCAGGAAGAGGCTGCCGCTTGGTGAGATGGCAGAGAACTTTGGACTGATAAGCAAGAGCATGAGAGCGAAGAAAGGACGAAAAACATACTTCACCCCGGAGGGCAAGGTTGCGCTGATGTTCCTGAAGATGTACACAGGTCTGAGCAGCCCGAGGTTGATGGAGCATCTTAACGGCAACGTCCACTATCAGCTCTTCTGCGATGTGAGAATAGACCCGATGCATCCTCTGACGAACTACAAACTTCTGGACGACGTGTTTTCGGAGCTGGCCCGCGGGCTGAAGATCCAACAGCAGCAGGAGATACTGGCAAGAGCCTGGAAACCGTACATGAAGGACCTGGACACGATGTATACGGATGCGACCTGCTACGAGAGCGAGATGCGCTATCCTACGGATGCGAAGCTTCTGTGGGAAGGAATAGAGAAGTCATATGAGATAATGTGCACTCTGAGTGCCAAGCTGAATGTGCACCGTCCGAGGACGAAGTACGTAGACGTAGAGAAGGCCAACCTGTCGTACAGGAAGCGGCGCAGGCATACGAAAGTCCAGACCAGGAAACTGACCAGACGCCTGCTCAACCTTTTGGGGAAGATACTGAAGGAGACCCGCACACTGGAGAGGGAGAATGCAGGCGCGGAGAAATTGCTGACAGCCAGACAGAAGAGCGATATTGAAATCATCACAAGAGTGTACCGCCAGCAGAAGGCCCACTTCGAGAACAACAATCCTCGCGAGAGTGTCAAGGACAGGATAGTGAGCATCAGCAAGCCGTATGTGAGGCCAATCGTGAGAGGCAAGGAAGTGAAGAGCGTAGAGTTTGGTGCGAAGTGCAACAACATCCAGGTTGACGGACTCTCATTCATCGAGAAGCTGTCATTCAATGCCTTCAACGAGGGAACCAGGCTTACGCACTGCCTGAAGATGCACCGAAAGCTCTTCGGTGTGGACGCGAAGAAGGTCGGAGGTGATGCAGGCTATGCCGGCAGCGCCAACAGGGGGTACTTCAAGGATAGAGGAATACAGACGTCATTCGTCAAGCGTGGCCGTCCGTCCTTGGAAAAGAAAGAGAACGACATCATCCGCAACGAGCTGGCGAGGGTGAGGGCAACGAGGATGGAAGGCTCGTTCGGAACGCAGAAGGAACACTATGGCCTGAAACGCATCAAGGCAAGGACGAAGTTGACCGAAATCCTGTACATCTTCTTTGGCATCCACACGGCGAATGCAGTACAGCTCGTCCGGCGGGAAGTCAACGAAATTGCCCAGGCTGCCTGATGTTCGAGGTGAGTGAGAAACGGCCCTTTCACTGGAGTATTGGCTCCAGTTGGGTCCAAAAATGAAAAAAGGGG is a genomic window containing:
- a CDS encoding IS5 family transposase — encoded protein: MIKNTNNSPSLFSNLSDMLNQSHPLYQLADKIDWGKFETAFQPLYCQDNGRPGKPIRLMCGLLILKHLRNLSDESLVEQWSENAYYQYFCGMQEFTPSAPCASSELVHFRKRIGEKGIELIFQESIRVNNDDDDGRHHDTAFIDSTVQEKNITYPTDAKLHKKIVKKVLGIVKKLGLPLRQSYTFVLKKIYRDQRFRNHPKNREKALRADRRLRTIAGRLVRELKRNLKENHDYDKLLRLFETVLSQRRNSRKKIYSIHEPDVQCISKGKEHKKYEFGNKVSIIRSATGIILGAISFRNEYDGHTIESSLAQVERLTGRKIKVLAGDRGYRGRKEINGTKIMIPDVPKKSDSRYQKLKKHKLFCKRAGIEPTIGHLKSDYRLGRNFYKGVVGDAVNVLLAAAAYNFKRAMKALWCMLHKICEILWKNDISQKWAF
- a CDS encoding transposase; protein product: MAKVQNFSEISPDLPFTEFDFYELYRRTFETSELGKIRKRLPLGEMAENFGLISKSMRAKKGRKTYFTPEGKVALMFLKMYTGLSSPRLMEHLNGNVHYQLFCDVRIDPMHPLTNYKLLDDVFSELARGLKIQQQQEILARAWKPYMKDLDTMYTDATCYESEMRYPTDAKLLWEGIEKSYEIMCTLSAKLNVHRPRTKYVDVEKANLSYRKRRRHTKVQTRKLTRRLLNLLGKILKETRTLERENAGAEKLLTARQKSDIEIITRVYRQQKAHFENNNPRESVKDRIVSISKPYVRPIVRGKEVKSVEFGAKCNNIQVDGLSFIEKLSFNAFNEGTRLTHCLKMHRKLFGVDAKKVGGDAGYAGSANRGYFKDRGIQTSFVKRGRPSLEKKENDIIRNELARVRATRMEGSFGTQKEHYGLKRIKARTKLTEILYIFFGIHTANAVQLVRREVNEIAQAA
- a CDS encoding DNA/RNA helicase domain-containing protein; protein product: MTTTNEAWADEIRIMQEVLLPWKDEDGQVIFEYDIPRLGKRIDVVLLLRRLIFCLEFKTRQEAKKENMQSYIEQVLDYALDLKNFHLLSQDRIIVPILIHPWISKSSSVFQASVYDDSIYNPLLTGPAGLQQLIADVLAHAGATAPDPSLGADWIISPYSPTPTIIEAAKRLYENHSVEDITRHEADKVSTDRTIAYILDVIKTSREKGEKSICFVTGVPGAGKTLVGLDVAVKQSYQNGEKLSEDEGAVYLSGNGPLVAVLTEALAIDNQKKCQARGEKKNRSDSRREVGKFIQIIHRYRDNMLAKLKTPIENGVLEIDPKKAIKLAKAGYGEVEHVAIFDEAQRSWTHKRLADYLKRGGTYGNKLKIQNFPYSEAAFLIWSLDQREDWATIVCLVGGGQEINTGEAGISEWIKALNEKFTHWKIYISDKLTEAEYAEGRVNELLAGNDKVTFSPELHLGVSLRSFRAENLSAFVHALLSFNPDAAALYDTIKAHYPIVLTRDMAKARAWLRKHTRGSQRSGVLVSKTAARFKPLAVDVLGQGDENAVHWFLMDKTDIRSSNYLEDAATEIQVQGLELDYTCVLWDADLRCENRSWRYFNFNGRTAWREEAGQTESSLERRKYMLNAYRVLLTRARIGMVICVPEGNSNKTVDGFPEDATRLPEFYDGTYEYLKSIGLEEI